CGCCGGCACGCTCGATCGGCAGCGCCCGCGCCTCGGGGAGCCCGGGAATCCTCGACAGCTCGCGCTCTGCGAAGAAGAGATGGCGCAGCGCCTGCGAGGGCTCGGAGCGCACGAGCTCGTCGAAAAGCCGCGCCTCCCGCGCGAGCCCGAAGTTGAAAGGCAGCTCGACCGACGCCTGGACCGCGTCGATCAGTTTGTGCGCCGCTAGGCCGCCGTTCGATTCGGGCGGCACCATCTTATGCGCCTGGGCCACGACGTACGGCGCGGCTTGCATCGGCACGTCCTTCGCGACGATCGCCTCGCGCGCGCTCGCGCGACGTTTCGGCCGAGCGGCAAGCTCGCGCGCCGCCACGACGACGTCACCCTCGGCGACCTCGTCGAGGATCCCCAACTCGAGGGCACGCTTCGCGGGAACCGGCGTGCCCTTGAGCATGAACTCGAGGGCGGCCCGCGCACCGATCAGGCGCGGCAGGCGCTGCGTGCCGCCGGCTCCCGGCAGCAGACCGATGAGGATCTCCGGCAGACCGAGCTTCGCGGCGGGCGTCGCGACGCGATAGTCGCAAACGAGCGCGAGCTCGACGCCGCCGCCGAGGCAGTTGCCGTCGATCGCGGCGACGTGCGTCTTGACGCTCGACTCGATCGCCGCGATGACGTCGCGGATCGTCACCGCACCGGCGGGCAACTCCGCGTTGAAGTCGTTGATATCCGCTCCGGCCGAGAAGAGCCCGTTCGCCCCGGCGATAACGACGGCTGCAACGGTATCGTCGGCGTGCGCGCGCTCGATCTCACCCAGGAGCTTCGCGCAATACGCGAAGGAGAGCGTGTTGAGCGGTGGATTGTCGAGGGTGACGACCGCGACGTTCGAGTTCAGACCGTCACCGCCGTTCTGCGATCGAGGTCGAACTGCGCGTCGCTCAGCGTCATGACGTCGGCGGCGCCGTCGACGATCTGCCGTTTGAGCCAGGCGCTCTGTGAGAGCACGTGCGTCGCGTAAAACGACGCGGTCGCGAGCTTGGCGCGATAGAACTCGGCCTCGGCGTCGCCGCCGGCGATCTTCTCCGCGGCGATCTTCGCGGCGCGCGCCATCTGCCAGCCGCCCGCGACGACGCCCCACAGCCGCAGATATGGCACCGAGCAGGCAAAGGCGCGATGGAGATCGCCCATCGCGCTCATGCCGATCGCTTGCGAGGTCTCACCGAGCGTTGCGAGCGCGCGCGAGAGCGTTTCACCGATTCGTTTGACCACCGGATCCGAATGGCCGGCGCACTCCTTCGCGACGCCCTCCATCTGCTTGCCGACTTTCGTCGCGGTAGCGCCCATGTCGCGCAAGAGCTTGCGCCCGACCAAATCGAGCGCCTGGATCCCGGTCGTGCCTTCATAAATCGGAATGATGCGCACGTCGCGGTACTGTTGCGCGATGCCGGTCTCTTCGATGTAGCCCATTCCGCCGAAGACCTGCAGCGCCGTCGAACATAATTCGACCGCGTTCTCCGTGCACCAGCCCTTGACCACCGGAATCATCAGCTCGACGAACGCCTTGTGCTCCTTACGCACGCGCTCGTCCGGATGGCGCGCGGCGTAGTCGAGCGACGCCGCCGTGACGTAGGCAAGCCCGCGCATCGCCTCGATCGTCGCCTTCTGCCACATGAGCATGCGCCGCACGTCGGGATGCTTGAAGATCGCTTCGGGTTCGCGCGAGCCGGGTTTGAGATCCCGCCCCTGCACGCGCTCTTTCGCGTACTCGAGCGCGCTCTGATAGGCGCGATCGGCGAGCGCGATGCCCTGGACGCCGACGGAGAACCGCGCCGCGTTCATCATGATGAACATGTACTCCAGGCCGCGGTTGGGCTCGCCGACGAGATAGCCGACGGCGCCCTCGCCCTTCTCGCCGTAGTTGAGCATGCAGGTCGGGTTGCCGTTGATGCCGAGTTTGTGCTCGATGCTCGCGCAGACGACGTCGTTGCGCTCGCCGAGCGTGCCGTCGCCGTTCACGAGAAACTTCGGAACGATAAAGAGCGAGATGCCCTTCGTTCCCTCGGGCGCATCGGGGAGACGCGCGAGCACGAGGTGGATGATGTTTTCGGCCATGTCGTGCTCACCGAACGTGATGAAGATCTTCGTTCCGCTGATGCGGTGACGATCGCCGTCCGGAACCGCGCGAGCGCGCACCTGGGCGAGATCCGAGCCTGCCTGCGGTTCGGTCAGGCACATCGTGCCCGTCCACTTTCCCGAGACGAGGTTCGGAATGTAGCGCTGCTTCTGCTCGTGCGACCCAACGAGCTCGATCGCTTCGATCGCGCCTTGATTGAGCAGCGGGCCGTTGGCGAAGCCGATGTTTGCCGCGTTCCACATCTCCAGCGTCGGCCCGAGGAGGATCTGCGGCAGTCCCTGGCCGCCGTACTCGGCCGGAACCGGCAGCCCGATCCAGCCGGCGTCGGCAAACTTCTTGTAGGCCTCTTTGAAGCCGGGCGGCGTGGAGACCTCACCGGCGCTCCACGTGCAGCCGGTCCGGTCGCCCGTCCGATTGAGGGGGTCGAGCACCCCGGAGGCAAAGGCGGATGCCTCTTCGAGGACGGGATCGAGCACGTCGAGCGTCTCCCCGTATCCTGGGAGCGCGGCGACCTGCTCGATCCCGGCGAGTTCGCGCAGGGCGAACTGCATGTCGCGCAGCGGGGCACGATAGGCGCTCATGTGGCTTCCTCTTCCTTCTTATTTGCAGTATGCCCAAACGGGCATTATATTAAAAATAATATGTCGGCGGTTGGTTTCGGGGGCCGCCGGCGGCCTCCCCGGGGCGCCGGGGGAATTAAAAGTTGTGCAAAAGGCGGCGCCTGCTTGCCGATAACCGTAACGCCGCAGTCTATTCTACTCGTATTACCAATCGTCAACCATTGCAAGGAGTTACACGATTACGATGTTCCTGTCACTACTCTTATCCGCCATCACGATGAACCCGGCGTTCGCGCCGAGCATGCACGCTCCCACCGAGGGAATCATCCAGGCCCAGTCGCTCTCGCCCGATAGCTCCTGCAAGCCGGGGGCGATCTGCGCATCCACGACGTTCAATAAGAACGGCTGCTTCTTCAATAACTTCTGGAACGGCAACAAAGGCGGGACGCCGCTGACGATCGACGTCACGCAAACCGGCAACAACGGCAGCAAGGTCTACGTCTACTGGGTCAACGCGACGAACAAGACGATCGGCATCGCGGGATCGGCCCAGGCGAAGTACTACTGCCCCTAGGGCGGAGGAACCGGCCGCAGCGCCGTTACCGCTCGTGGGTAACCTCGAGCGTCGTCCCGGCGCTGCGCCCGAACTCTTCCGGCGCATCCTTCAAATAGACGCGCGCGCCCGGCCAGGCGAACGTGCCGGGCGTAACGGATCGTACGAGGTAGTGCAGGTCGTAGACGCCGGGCTCGAGATGCGACGCGTACGCAACGACGCGATCGCGATAGATCTGACGCGTGTCGATCTCCCAACTGTCGCTCTGCGGAACGAGCGCCTGCAGCGACGTGCGGAACGCCATGTCGACGGCCTCGAAGCCCGCCGGCAGCGGATCTTCGAAGACGACCCGGTCGACGGGATGATCGACGATCGCCCGAATGCCGACGTCGAAGACTCTCCCCGCTCCGACGCCGACCTGTGAAATCGTCTGGATATCCATCGTCGCAAGCGGCGACGGCACGCCGTCCGAGCCGCTTCGGGACGGATCGCTCAGCGTGCGGACGACGCGGAACGCCGCGAGTTCGCCGGGCGCGTTCGGGGCGACCGGATACGTGTAGAGCACGAGGTAGTGCACGCCGTGGGAGGACGTCACGCGAAGCGGCGCGTTTGACGAAAGCGACGACGCGGGCACGCTGAATGTCTGCGACGATGCGGTCGAACCGAACGTCGCGCGTCCGATCGTCTTGTCGCCCACGCTCGCGGTCGCGGTGCCGGGCACGAGCCGCTCCGTCGCGGCATAGGCGGAGAGCGCGACGAGCGCCTGCGCCGTGTCGTCGCTCGTTGGCCAGCCACACTTGCACTGCTGCGCGACGAGCGCGCGCACGGCACCGTCGAGCTGCTCGACCGGCGCGTGACGCTCGAGCAGCAGTTGGAGCATCTGCGACTGCGCCGCGACGAGCGATCCGAACCAACCCCATTGCCACGATTGATTCGCCGCTGCGTAGCGGCCGGTGACGTAGAGGTTCTGCTCGAGGCGCGCGGCCATCGCCGCGCCCTGTCCCTGCCATCCGGGCGCGCGCAGGAGATAGCGGGCCAGCCGGATCTGCGTCGCGCTGTCCCATTCCTTCGACTGCGCGACGATGTCGGCCAGGAAGTCCGTGCGCGGCGGGCCGAGCGCTGCGAGCGCCCAGAGCGCCTCGAAACGAAGCGCCGCTTTGCACCATTTCGTCGTGCACGACTTGAAATTCGCTGGGTTGGCGAGCGAACGCGACATGAAGGCCGCGGCCGATGAGATCGCGCCGGCATCGACGGCGACCCCGTGCGCGCGAGCGAACGTCAGCGCGTCGAGCGCGGCCGCCGTCATCCATGGATCGCTGACCTTCGCGCCGGCGAAGATGCCGAAACCCCCGTCGCCGCGCTGGCAGGAGAGCAGTCTCTGCAGGCTCGACGCGATCGCCGCCGACGGATCGAAGGCAAGCTTCAGCTTATACGGACCGGTCAGCTTTCGCAGCGCGCTCGCGACGATCAAGCGCGACGCGGCGTCGTCTGCAAACGGCAGCGCATCTTGCGTCATCATCCGCTCCGACGGCGTGACGAACTGCGGCACGATCGAGTTCGCGAGCGTCACCGAGAGCGTTCCGCCCGCGTTTAACGCGATCGGAATCGAAACCCCCGCGTTCGTCGCACCGCTCTCGATCACCGAGTCCGTCGTCGAGCGATCGCTCGCCGAGAACGGGACGCTGAAGGCGTCGCCGTGATTGCCCAGACCGGCCCGTGCGGCGAACGTCGAGGGCGCCGGCGTTCCGACGACGACCGGGAAGCGAAACGCCTGCATGCCGGTCGCGGCCTGCTCCGTTGCGCGCTGCACGCGCGGATCGCCGTGCGCGAACTGCAGGACGCCGCTGAGCCGTAACGCGAGATCGAGCGGTCCCGCCGCGCCGGTCTGGTTCGCGATCGAGACGCCGAGGTCGAAGCGGTCGCCCGGACGCGCGAACTGCGGGAGCAGCGGGCCCGCCATGAGCGGCTGATTCGAGACGAAGCTCGCGTCGCCGGTCGCGAAGTGTGCCGCGTCGTTGCCGAGTGCGACCGCCATCACGCGCCACGTCGTGAGATCGTCGGGCATCGAAAAGCTCGCGCTCGCACGCCCTGCGGCGTCGGTCTTCAAGACCGCGTAGTACGCGAGCGGGCGGAAATTCGCGCGGACGCGCGTCTTCGCCGCGCCGGTGATGAAGCCGCCGCCGTAACCGAATCCCTTCTCGGCCGCCGGCGTCTGCGTCTTCAGCGTGACGTTTTCGCGATTGTCCGAGAACTCCGTCGCGATCGGCTGCGCGGCGAAGACCGTCTGCACGAGATCGGGGAGCCGATAGCCGGATAGCTGGAGGATCGCGTCGTTGACGACCATCGCGACGAGCTCGCCGGGCGCCGCCGCGCCGTCGCGTCCGCGCAGCGTGAAGTCGACACGCTGGGCGCCGCCCGGACTCACGGTCGCATTGCGCGGGGCGATCGACAACTTGAGGTACCGCCCGGCCAAATCGACGGTGAATCCGGCCATCCCCGTGAGCGCGAGGGTCCCTTCGACTCCGCTCAGGGTGACACGGGAGCTGTTCGGGGTGACACGGGAGGTGACGCCGCGGCGGACTACGACCGCCTCAACGGCCGCGTTCGGCAGCATCTCCGGCGTGATCTTGAAGGTCGCATGGACGGCGCCGTGCACGCCGCGCAGCGTCGTGCGGTAGATCGCGTCGTTCCGTACGACCGCAAGGTAGACGTCGGCATTCGCGTACGGGGAGCCGATGAGCGCCGTCGCCGTGTCGCCGATCGCGTACTGCTTCTTGTCGAGTTTCACCGCGACCGCGTTCGGGTCGCTGAGTCCCCAATCGGCTTCGCCCGCACCGAAGACAAAGACTTGCGTCATCGTCGCGCTTGCGTCGCCGCGCGCTCCGGCGAAGTTCGCGTAGACGCGATACGGCCCCGAATCGGTCGGGAGGAGATTCACGGTGACGGGCTTGCTGCCCGAGGTAACGTCCGCGCTCGCGACCGTATCGTACTTCACTGCCTGCTGCGCGTTCTCTCCGCCCTCGACCGCCTGCGTCGCCGAGACGTACGTCATCTTCTGGAGCCGTACCCGAACGGCGCGGCCGGAGACGGGCTTACCGGCGGCGTCGGTCACGATCGCGCGAATCGCGATCGGCGCGCCCGCCGTGCCGAGCGCGTCGGAGCCAAGGCCGATCACCGCGTCGGACGGCAGCGCGAGGAAACTCTGCGAATCCGAGACCGAGAGATTCGAGACGTCGCTCGTCTCCATGTCGACGCGATAGGTCATCGGGAACGGCAGATCGCTTGGAACCGCGACGTCGAGCGACGTCGCCCCTTGCGCGTCGAGCGCGAGGTCGCGTTGCAGAACGTCGGTATCGAACGATGGCGTTTGATCCGGCCAGAACCATTGCGGGCCGAACCAATAATCGTCCCATCCCTTCGGTTGCACCGTCGCGACGTCGCGCGTGACGTACGCGTGCGCCTTCCCGCCCTGCAGCGGAGCGCCGAAGAGGTATGCGGCGGCGACCTTCGCATTGACGGTTCCGCCGGCCGGCGCCGACGTCGCGCCGAGCGTGAGCGTCAGCTTGAAGTTCGGCGGTTTGAACTCCGCGACGCGCAGCGATCCGGTAACGTCGTTGCCGTTGCTCCCTTTCGCATCGATCGTGTAGTAGCCTAAAGCCTGCTGTTTCGAGAACGTAACCGGGAGCGAGAAGACGCCGAACGCATCGGTGCGCACCGTGCCGAGCGGCGATTCTTTATTGTTCGGATCGACGAGTTTGACTCGATACGACGCGTTCGTGTCGGGAACGACGCTCGTGCCCTTCACGTAGTAGGCGATGCCGGTGATGCGTGCCTCTTCGCCCGGCTGGTAGAGTTGGCGGTCGGTGAAGATCGTGCCGCACGAGAGCGGCGCCCCGCTCGTCCATCCGCCGTTGACGTCGAACCGGCCGACGCCGTCGCCTTCCCAGATCGTGTCGGTCGCGACGTCGTTCCCCTGCGAGACGACCACGCCGAGGGCCGGCGCTCGATTCGCGGGCGCCGTCGCCTCGCACCGT
The Candidatus Binatia bacterium DNA segment above includes these coding regions:
- a CDS encoding acyl-CoA dehydrogenase, coding for MSAYRAPLRDMQFALRELAGIEQVAALPGYGETLDVLDPVLEEASAFASGVLDPLNRTGDRTGCTWSAGEVSTPPGFKEAYKKFADAGWIGLPVPAEYGGQGLPQILLGPTLEMWNAANIGFANGPLLNQGAIEAIELVGSHEQKQRYIPNLVSGKWTGTMCLTEPQAGSDLAQVRARAVPDGDRHRISGTKIFITFGEHDMAENIIHLVLARLPDAPEGTKGISLFIVPKFLVNGDGTLGERNDVVCASIEHKLGINGNPTCMLNYGEKGEGAVGYLVGEPNRGLEYMFIMMNAARFSVGVQGIALADRAYQSALEYAKERVQGRDLKPGSREPEAIFKHPDVRRMLMWQKATIEAMRGLAYVTAASLDYAARHPDERVRKEHKAFVELMIPVVKGWCTENAVELCSTALQVFGGMGYIEETGIAQQYRDVRIIPIYEGTTGIQALDLVGRKLLRDMGATATKVGKQMEGVAKECAGHSDPVVKRIGETLSRALATLGETSQAIGMSAMGDLHRAFACSVPYLRLWGVVAGGWQMARAAKIAAEKIAGGDAEAEFYRAKLATASFYATHVLSQSAWLKRQIVDGAADVMTLSDAQFDLDRRTAVTV
- a CDS encoding Ig-like domain-containing protein codes for the protein MRAIGSFCVAVVALAAAACGGPGSNGEKLQPVDALPKPSLPPWILSISPTQSAQTLAQIRIIFAKPLAPVEALSGAGPSDVLRHVSIEPALRGHFALLTPRMVGFVAEQALPVGTRVQITLGAGLRDLAGDALDRDVAWTFETDPLSFTSLPQLTADEDGTAPAPVALSPTMRVTANAAVDPASLAKHAFLVAMPDERIALDAKLETQPTPYPGSNATQLFDPALNTWVYDLTPIAPLERGTTYALRIYPGVMPEYGNLGTAAAVTGGVKTYDILTIVPTPQPSPDSGDRFAEGDPVIAFSNPIDPASAKNAVTISPAPASLKNLVYVPSDSSNTIAINPYALDPDRTYTAKVAATVKDVFGQTLGSEKQVTIRTSEFAPGAWAPSGTSVIPVGAPVALNFYATNLPGNSYQAAYARVRPIDLLGDYDASKSLPPYKQWPSQTLRGARRNAQSVVSIPLESVLGGAYGTLAYGFRTALDAPDSTPSLVGIAQLTNLGVFGQWFPSRGLVLVQHLSDGEPVPNASVAIYRLDEEGTIPPQQCATGTTDGSGELDVAGVDVERCEATAPANRAPALGVVVSQGNDVATDTIWEGDGVGRFDVNGGWTSGAPLSCGTIFTDRQLYQPGEEARITGIAYYVKGTSVVPDTNASYRVKLVDPNNKESPLGTVRTDAFGVFSLPVTFSKQQALGYYTIDAKGSNGNDVTGSLRVAEFKPPNFKLTLTLGATSAPAGGTVNAKVAAAYLFGAPLQGGKAHAYVTRDVATVQPKGWDDYWFGPQWFWPDQTPSFDTDVLQRDLALDAQGATSLDVAVPSDLPFPMTYRVDMETSDVSNLSVSDSQSFLALPSDAVIGLGSDALGTAGAPIAIRAIVTDAAGKPVSGRAVRVRLQKMTYVSATQAVEGGENAQQAVKYDTVASADVTSGSKPVTVNLLPTDSGPYRVYANFAGARGDASATMTQVFVFGAGEADWGLSDPNAVAVKLDKKQYAIGDTATALIGSPYANADVYLAVVRNDAIYRTTLRGVHGAVHATFKITPEMLPNAAVEAVVVRRGVTSRVTPNSSRVTLSGVEGTLALTGMAGFTVDLAGRYLKLSIAPRNATVSPGGAQRVDFTLRGRDGAAAPGELVAMVVNDAILQLSGYRLPDLVQTVFAAQPIATEFSDNRENVTLKTQTPAAEKGFGYGGGFITGAAKTRVRANFRPLAYYAVLKTDAAGRASASFSMPDDLTTWRVMAVALGNDAAHFATGDASFVSNQPLMAGPLLPQFARPGDRFDLGVSIANQTGAAGPLDLALRLSGVLQFAHGDPRVQRATEQAATGMQAFRFPVVVGTPAPSTFAARAGLGNHGDAFSVPFSASDRSTTDSVIESGATNAGVSIPIALNAGGTLSVTLANSIVPQFVTPSERMMTQDALPFADDAASRLIVASALRKLTGPYKLKLAFDPSAAIASSLQRLLSCQRGDGGFGIFAGAKVSDPWMTAAALDALTFARAHGVAVDAGAISSAAAFMSRSLANPANFKSCTTKWCKAALRFEALWALAALGPPRTDFLADIVAQSKEWDSATQIRLARYLLRAPGWQGQGAAMAARLEQNLYVTGRYAAANQSWQWGWFGSLVAAQSQMLQLLLERHAPVEQLDGAVRALVAQQCKCGWPTSDDTAQALVALSAYAATERLVPGTATASVGDKTIGRATFGSTASSQTFSVPASSLSSNAPLRVTSSHGVHYLVLYTYPVAPNAPGELAAFRVVRTLSDPSRSGSDGVPSPLATMDIQTISQVGVGAGRVFDVGIRAIVDHPVDRVVFEDPLPAGFEAVDMAFRTSLQALVPQSDSWEIDTRQIYRDRVVAYASHLEPGVYDLHYLVRSVTPGTFAWPGARVYLKDAPEEFGRSAGTTLEVTHER